The sequence CACAACGTGGTCGTCAGCCGCGACAAGAACGGCGCGCTGAAGGCGTACAGCACGATCTGCACGCACGCGGGGTGCCCGATCAACAAGTTGCAGGGGACGACCCTGATCTGCCCCTGCCACGGCAGCCAGTTCGACGCCACGACGGGCAAGGTGGTCCAGCAGCCGGCCACCGAGCCCCTCGCTGAGCTGCCGGTGAAGACGGCGGGCGGCAGGATCATCGCCGGCCCGGGCGCCTGAGCGGATAGCCGGCCGGCATCGTTCCGGCCGACGTCAACGGGCCGGCACCGACGGGAACTTCACTCCCAGTCCCATGCGATCCCGACGATACCGGGCCGGATCCGTGGCTCGACCACGTGGACGCAGTGGTGCGGCCCGGTGAGCGGCAGTGCCTGCCGGCCGCTGCGCGGCGCCGCCTCCGAGGGCTGGGCGAAACGGTGGCAGCGGACCGGGAGCGCGGCTGTGTTGAAGCGCACCTGGAGCGCGTACTGGCCGCCGGGGGTGCAGAAGCGATGGAGGTGTTCACGGGAGGGGCCGGCCGTGCCGTCCTCGATGCCGTAGCGGAAGAGGAAGGTGTCGCCGGAGCGCAGCCGGGTGCCGAAGAGCAGCTCGGCCACCAGTACCCCGGTGTCCTGGTCCCAGCGGACGCGTCCCGCCTGGCAGTTCTCCAGCGCTCGCACCCTGATGTCCTGCGGGCGGCAGCCGGGGTCGCCGTGGTGCACGGCGAGGAAGCGGTCGACGCCGTCGCGGTGGGCGCGCACGATGTGGTGGGCCTCACGGCTCGCCAGTTCACGCCGGGCGCCGATCCGGACGTATTCGTGGTGGCCGAGGGTGTGCAGCCCGCCGTCGGGGGACCGGCCCAGGTCGGCCCGGAGCCGGTCCAGGACGTCCGAGGCCGCGACCAGCGAGCGGTAGGAGCGGGTCGCCGGATGGCCGCTCACCGTGTGCTCCTGGGACTCGGCGAGCAGCCGGATCAGCGACTCGTCCGGCAGCTGGAGGATCTCCTCCAGCGCCCGCACGGCACGCAGCGACTCGGGGCGCTGAGGGCGACGGGCGCCCTGCTGCCAGTAACTCAGGCTGGTCACGCCGACCTTGACCCCGTGCCGGGACAGATGGTGCTGGACGCGCTGGAGCGGCAGCCCGCGCGCGGCGATCGCGGCGCGCAGCGCCACATGGAAGGGGCCGCCCCGCAGGGCCGTGTCCAGTTCCGCGGTGGGGACATCCGCGTGCTCGGTGGCATGCCGCATGCCGAGGCGCCTTTCTATGAGGTGTCGCTACGGTTGGTCAGACCGTCTGCGCTGGTGTGCGGGGCCACCCCCGTGGACGCTGTGGACGCCCCTGACTGAGCACACCGCGTCCCGTATGCGGGCGTGCCCGGCCCCGAGTTCCCCCGCATTGAAGCGTGTTGACCAGACCCCGACAACACCCCGAACCCGCCATGGCCCCGGTCCGCCGGTCCACGGCGCGACGCCGGCACCCTCGCTCACGGGAACGGTCTCGGCGTCCGCCAGGCACATGGGGAGGATCCGCGTGCGACGCAGACCTGGGAGTTCGCCGGTGACGACACCGCCGTACCGCCCGAGGAAGCGGTCGCCCGGCTGCGGCGGCGGATCGCCGAGGAGTGTCCGGAGGCCTGGTTCACCAGCTCCGCCGGGCGCCGGCTGAGCGTGCTGGGCAACACCGAGCGAGCGCTGGTGATGCTCCTCGACGGGGACGGCGATCCGGGCGGGCAGGCGGTCACCGCCGGAGCCGGGGCCCTGAGCGGGGGCTTCGCGCTCGCGCACGGGCAGTGCGACACGTATCCCGACGAGGACACCGCGCCGTTCGACGAGGCGCTCCGGATCGTCCGGCACCTGATCGCCACCGGCGTGCCGCCGGCCGACGCCGGATGGTGCGGGGGCGGGTGAGCGGCGCGGGCGTGGGCGTTGTCCACAGGCCCGACGCGGTGTCGGTGCTCGCCAGTAGGGTGTGAGACATGGCCGACCCCTCCAGCTACCGCCCCAGGCCGGGTGAGATCCCGGACTCTGCGGGGGTGTACAGGTTCCGTGACGAGCACCGCCGGGTGATCTACGTCGGAAAGGCGAAAAGCCTGCGCCAGCGCCTGGCGAACTACTTCCAGGACCTGTCGAACCTGCACCCGCGCACCCGGACGATGGTGACCACCGCCGCGTCCGTGGAGTGGACCGTGGTGTCCACGGAGGTCGAGGCGCTCCAGCTGGAGTACTCCTGGATCAAGGAGTACGACCCCCGGTTCAATGTCAAGTACCGCGACGACAAGAGCTACCCGTACCTCGCGGTGACGATGAACGAGGAGTTCCCGCGCGTGCAGGTGATGCGCGGTCACAAGAAGAAGGGCGTGCGGTACTTCGGGCCGTACGGACACGCGTGGGCCATCCGGGACACGGTCGACCTGCTGCTGCGCGTCTTCCCGGTGCGTACCTGCTCGGCCGGCGTGTTCAAGAACGCCGCCCGCACTGGCCGCCCCTGCCTGCTCGGCTACATCGGCAAGTGCTCGGCCCCTTGCGTCGGCCGGGTCAGCCCCGAAGAGCACCAGGAGCTGGCCGAGGAGTTCTGCGACTTCATGGCCGGCCGCACCGGCACCTACCTCCGCCGTCTGGAGAAGCAGATGATGACGGCGGCCGAGGAGATGGAGTACGAGCGGGCCGCCCGGCTGCGTGACGACATCGAGGCCCTGAAGAAGGCGATGGAGAAGAACGCGGTCGTGCTCGCCGACGCGACCGACGCCGACCTCATCGCCGTCGCCGAGGACGAGCTGGAGGCGGCCGTCCAGATCTTCCACGTGCGTGGCGGCCGGGTGCGCGGCCAGCGCGGCTGGGTGACCGACAAGGTCGAGGACATCACCACCGGGGCACTGGTCGAGCACGCGCTCCAGCAGCTGTACGGCGAGGAGAGCGGGGACGCGGTCCCCAAGGAGGTCCTGGTTCCGGCCCTGCCCGAGCCGGTCGAGCCGGTCCAGGAGTGGCTGACCGGCCGCCGCGGCTCGAACGTGTCGCTGCGCATCCCGCAGCGCGGCGACAAGAAGGCGCTCATGGAGACCGTGCAGCGCAACGCCCAGCAGGCCCTGGCCCTGCACAAGACCAAGCGCGCCTCCGACCTGACCACGCGCTCGCGTGCCCTTGAGGAGATCGCCGAGGCCCTCGACCTGGACAGCGCCCCGCTGAGGATCGAGTGCTACGACATCTCTCACCTGCAGGGGGACGACGTGGTCGCCTCCATGGTCGTCTTCGAGGACGGCCTGCAGCGCAAGAGCGAGTACCGCCGCTTCCAGATCAAGGGCTTCGCGGGTCAGGACGACGTCCGCTCCATGCACGAGGTGATCAGCCGCCGCTTCAGGCGCTATCTCGCCGAGAAGGAGAAGACGGGGGAGTGGGCCGACGGCGAGGACGCCGCCGCCGGCGGCGAGTCCGTCGTCACGGGTGGCGAGTCCGTCCTCACCGGCACGGACGAGATCACCAACTCCCTCAAGGACGACGACGGCCGTCCCAGGAAGTTCGCCTACCCGCCGCAGCTCGTCGTGGTCGACGGCGGTCAGCCGCAGGTCGCGGCGGCCCGGCGCGCCCTGGACGAGCTGGGCATCGACGACATCGCCGTCTGCGGCCTCGCCAAACGCCTGGAGGAGGTCTGGGTGCCCGGCGAGGACGACCCGGTGGTCCTGCCACGCACCAGCGAGGGTCTCTATCTGCTCCAGCGCGTGCGGGACGAGGCCCACCGCTTCGCGATCACCTACCAGCGCACCAAGCGGGCCAAGCGTTTCCGCGCCGGCCCCCTGGACGAAGTCCCCGGCCTCGGCGAGACCCGCAGACAAGCACTCATCAAGCATTTCGGCTCGGTGAAAAAGCTCCGGTCCGCCACAATCGAACAGATCCAGGAGGTGCCCGGGATAGGCCGGAAGACGGCCGAGACCATCGCCGCGGCCCTCGCCCAGGCGGCTCCGGCCGCACCCGCCGTGAACACGGCGACCGGAGAGATCATTGAAGACGAGGAACCCGATACGACGGGCGGTTCCTCGGGGGAGCCCGTGACCGCGGGTCTCCCGGACGAACGACGGGGGCAGGAGAGATGACCGAGCACGAGACACAGCCCACAGCAGAGCGAGATCCGGCGCACGAGGAAGCGGGCCGGGACCGGCCCCAGCCCGCGGCCGGCGATCAGCAAGCGGTCCAGGAAAACGGAGCACAGGTGAGTACGGACGTCACGGCGGCCGCGGCCCCCGAAGCGGCCATCCCCGAGCTGGTGATCATCTCCGGCATGTCCGGAGCGGGCCGTTCGACGGCGGCGAAGTGTCTGGAGGACCTCGGCTGGTTCGTCGTGGACAACCTCCCGCCCGCCCTCATCCCCACCATGGTCGAGCTGGGCGCCCGCTCGCAGGGCAACGTGGCGCGGATCGCCGTCGTCGTGGACGTGCGCGGCCGCCGTTTCTTCGACAACCTCCGGGAGTCCCTCGCCGACCTGGACACCCGGGGCGTCACCCGGCGGATCGTCTTCCTGGAGTCCTCCGACGAGGCGCTGGTGCGCCGCTTCGAGTCGGTGCGCCGTCCGCACCCGCTGCAGGGCGACGGCCGCATCGTGGACGGCATCGCCGCCGAGCGCGAGCTGCTGCGCGAGCTGCGCGGGGACGCCGATCTGGTGATCGACACCTCCAGCCTCAATGTGCACGAGCTGCGCGCCAAGATGGACGCCCAGTTCGCCGGCGAGGAGGAGCCCGAGCTGCGGGCCACCGTGATGTCCTTCGGCTTCAAGTACGGCCTGCCGGTCGACGCCGACCTGGTCGCGGACATGCGGTTCCTGCCCAACCCGCACTGGGTGCCGGAGCTGCGTCCGTACTCCGGCCTCAACGAGGAGGTCGCCGCCTATGTCTTCAACCAGCCCGGCGCCAAGGAGTTCCTCGACCGGTACGCCGAGCTGCTGCGCCTCATCGCGGCCGGCTATCGCCGTGAGGGCAAGCGGTATGTGACCATCGCCATCGGCTGTACCGGCGGCAAGCACCGCTCGGTGGCGATGTCGGAGAAGCTCGCCGCGCGCCTCGCGGCCGAGGGTGTGGAGACGGTGGTCGTGCACCGGGACATGGGACGGGAATGACGGAACGTACACCGCGGCTGAGCAGGCTGCGCCGGATGGTGCCCGAGTCGCGTGCCGGGCGCCCGGCCGAGCCCCGTGGCGGCCGGCCCCGCCGCCGGGGCACGCAGCCCAAGGTCGTCGCGCTCGGCGGCGGCATGGGCCTGTCCGCCTCGCTCGCCGCGCTGCGCCGGATCACCGGCGACCTCACCGCCGTCGTCACGGTGGCCGACGACGGCGGTTCCAGCGGCCGGCTACGGGACGAGCTGGGCGTGCTGCCGCCCGGCGACCTGCGCAAGGCGCTGGCCGCGCTCTGCGGTGACGACGACTGGGGCCAGACCTGGGCCCGGGTCATCCAGCACCGCTTCCAGTCCAAGGGCGACCTGCACGAGCACGCGGTCGGCAATTTGCTGATCGTCGCCCTGTGGGAGCAGCTCGGCGACCATGTGCAGGCCCTGGACCTGGTCGGCAAGCTGCTCGGCGCGCACGGCCGTGTGCTGCCCATGTCGGCCGTGCCGCTGGAGCTGCAGGCCCTGGTCAAGGGGCACGATCCCGAGCGTCCCGACGAGGTGGACACCGTGCGCGGACAGGCCACGGTCGCCCTCACGCCGGGCGAGGTGCAGTCGGTGCACCTCGTGCCGAACGACCCGCCGGCCGTCCCGGAGGCCGTAGCCGCGGTGCTGGACGCGGACTGGGTGGTGCTCGGCCCCGGCTCGTGGTTCTCCTCGGTGATCCCGCACCTGCTCGTCCCCGAGCTGCTGGACGCCCTCACCGAGACCAAGGCGCGCAAGGTGCTGTCCCTGAACCTCGCCCCGCAGCCGGGAGAAACCGAGGGCTTCTCCCCGCAGCGTCATTTGGAGGTTTTGGGCCGACACGCCCCTAAACTCGCCCTGGACGTGGTGCTGGCCGACGTGGCCGCCGTGCCCGACCGCGACTCGCTCACCGAGGCCGCCGAGCGGCTGGGAGCCGCGGTCGAGCTGGCGCCGGTGGCCCGGACCGACGGTTCCCCGCGGCACGACCCGGAGCTGTTGGCCGCCGCGTACGACCGTATTTTTCGGATGCATGGAAGGATCGGCCCATGGCGATGACGGCAGCGGTGAAGGACGAGATCTCCCGGCTCCCCGTCACCCGGACCTGCTGCAGGAAGGCGGAGGTCTCCGCCATTCTGCGGTTCGCCGGCGGCCTTCACCTGGTGAGCGGGCGCATCGTGATCGAGGCGGAGCTGGACACGGCGATGGCGGCCCGCCGTCTCAAGCGGGACATCCTGGAGATCTTCGGCCACAGCTCCGAGCTGATCGTGATGGCGCCCGGCGGGCTGCGACGCGGCTCGCGCTATGTCGTGCGGGTCGTTGCGGGCGGGGACCAGCTGGCCCGCCAGACGGGTCTCGTGGACGGCCGGGGCCGCCCGATCCGGGGCCTGCCCCCGCAGGTGGTCTCCGGGGCCACCTGTGACGCGGAGGCGGCCTGGCGCGGGGCCTTCCTGGCGCACGGCTCGCTGACCGAGCCCGGCCGCTCCTCCTCCCTGGAGGTGACCTGCCCGGGCCCGGAGGCCGCGCTCGCGCTGGTCGGCGCCGCCCGCCGGCTGTCGATCGCCGCGAAGGCCCGTGAGGTGCGGGGCGTGGACCGGGTGGTCGTCCGTGACGGCGACGCGATCGGCGCCCTGCTGACCCGGCTCGGCGCGCACGAGTCGGTGCTGGCCTGGGAGGAGCGCCGGATGCGCCGCGAGGTGCGGGCCACGGCCAACCGGCTCGCCAACTTCGACGACGCCAACCTGCGCCGCTCCGCCCGCGCGGCCGTGGCCGCAGGCGCCCGGGTCCAGCGCGCGCTGGAGATCCTCGCCGACGAGGTCCCCGAGCACCTCGCGGCGGCCGGCCGGCTGCGCATGGAGCACAAGCAGGCCTCGCTGGAGGAGCTGGGCGCCCTCGCCGACCCGCCGCTGACCAAGGACGCGGTCGCGGGCCGGATCCGCCGTCTGCTGGCGATGGCCGACAAGCGCGCCGCCGACCTGGGCATCCCGGGTACGGAGGCCAACCTCACCGAGGAGCTGGCGGAGAACCTGGCCGGCTGACCGCGTGACGCCAACGACCCGGTGCCGAGGCCCAGTTGAGGCTTCGGCACCGGCTTTCGTGTGCCTTCCGTATGCCTGACGGGCATTCATTTGCGTGGCCATGAAGCGCTCTTGACTCGATCAAGAAGTGACATGAACCTGGCCAAGCGTTCGCCGCTGCGGCGAACCACCGCTAGGGGGGTTCATGAGACACAGAGCGAGATCGATCCTCGCTGTCGGCGCGCTCCTGATCGGCGGAGCGAGCCTCGCACCCGTAGCCCAGGCACAGGGCGGAAATCCGGCGAAGTCCACCCCGGACGAGATCAGGGTCTTCCGCGCCGACGTCACCAAGGCGCAGATTCCCCTGCTCCTCAAGGCCGGCCAGGACGGTGACGAACTCGGCGGGCAGATCACCGGAAGCGGAAAGTCCGAGGTCGAGGTCTATCTCACCGGACAGCAGGCCGCGAAACTCCGCAAACAGGGCGTCACCCTCACCGAGCACACCGTGTCGGCCAAGGCTCAGGCACGCGTGGAGAAGGCGTCCCAGGGCGTGTTCCGCCCCTACGGCGGAAGCGGCGGACTCAAGGAGGAGATTCTCCGGACCGCCCAGGCCAACCCCGGCCTGACCAAGGTCGAGTCGATCGGGAAGACGGTCGACGGCCAGGACATCCTCGCCCTCAAACTGACCAGGAACGCCAGGAAGACGCAGGACGGATCCAGGCCGCCCGTGCTGTATCTGTCGAACCAGCACGCACGCGAGTGGATCACCCCGGAGATGACCCGGCGTCTGATGCACTACTACCTGGACCGCTACAAGTCCGACAAGCGCATCCGGAAGATCGTCGACTCGACCGAGCTGTGGTTCGTCATCTCGGCCAACCCCGACGGCTACGACTACACGTTCAAGAACTCCGAGACCCGCCTGTGGCGCAAGAACCTGCGGGACGTCAACGGCGACGGCGTCATCGGCGCCGGCGACGGCGTCGACCTCAACCGCAACTTCCCCTACAAGTGGGGCTACGACGACGAGGGTTCGTCCCCGAACCCCATCAGCGAGACCTACCGCGGCGCGAGCCCCGAGTCCGAGCCCGAGACCAGGGCGCTGGACGGCTTCGAGAAGCGTGTCGGGTTCAGGTACGCCATCAACTACCACTCGGCCGCCGAACTCCTCCTGTACGGCGTGGGCTGGCAGGTCGCGACCCCCACGCCCGACGACGTCCTCTACAAGGCCCTCGCCGGGACCCCGGACAACCCGGCCGTCCCCGGCTACCGTTCGCAGGTCTCCTCGGAGCTGTACACCACCAACGGTGAGGCGGACGGGCACGCGTCGAACGTCAACGGCATCGCGATGTTCACCCCCGAGATGTCGACCTGCCAGACGGCGTCGAACGTCGACCCGAACGACGCGTGGAAGCCCGAGGACTGCCAGTCGGTCTTCAACTTCCCCGACGACGAGAAGCTGATCCAGCAGGAGTTCACCAAGAACATCCCGTTCGCGCTCTCCGTCGCCGAGACCGCCGTACACCCGGACCGGCCGGTCTCCTCGGTCGGGCTGAGCGCCGCCGACTTCACCCCGGCCACGTTCTCCACGTCGTACTCCCGGGGCGCCGGCCAGGAGGTGTCCGTCGTCGTGCGCAGGGCGATCCGGGACAAGGAGCTGAAGTACCGCGTCAACGGCGGCCGCGTCCTCGACCAGACGCTGCGGCCCTGGAAGGGCGGCAGGACCTACGGCGGCAAGGACGACCTGTATTTCGACGAGTACCGGGCCATGGTGCAGGGCGGCGAGCCGGGCGACAGGGTCGAGGTGTGGTTCACCGGCGAGACGGACAGCGGCAGGAAGGTGTCCAGCCCGCACTTCACGTACACGGTCGCCGAGCGGCCCAAGGCCGACACGCTCGTCGTCGCCGAGGAGGGCACGGCCGCCGCACAGGCGCAGAAGTACGCGGACGCGGTCAGGGCGGCCGGGCACAGGGCGCTCGTGTGGGACGTCGCCACCCAGGGTGCCCCGGACGCGCTCGGCGTGCTGAAGCACTTCCGGACCGTCGTGCACTACTCCGGCGCGAACGGCCCCGGCAACGCCACCCAACTGCAGCTGCGCGCCTATCTGAACGAGGGCGGCAGGCTGATCGAGGCCGGTGAACTGGCCGGCGGCAGCGTCGACCTCGGCGACGGCACTCTCTCGGACGACTTCAGCCAGTACTACCTGGGTGCCTACAGCCGTACGTCGACCACGGGAGCCACCGGCTTCACCGGTTCCGGCGCCCTGGACGGCTACGGCGGCGCCCTCGGCGACGCGCCCGGCAACCCGCTGGACAAGGCCGGCACCTACGCCGTCACCTCCGACGAACTGCCCGTGGCCGCCTACCCGCAGTTCAAGAGCGCGGGCGCGGGCCGGTTCGCCGGGACCGTCAACCCGTACGGGCCGTACTCGGGCTCGTACATGGCCGCCGCCGTGCACACCGACGACGCCTACAAGCGCCTCACCCGCACCATCGACCTGAGCGGTGTCAGCGCCGCCGACAAGCCGGCCCTCAGCACCCGGCTGCTGTGGGACACCGAGCCGGGCTACGACCACGCGGTGATCGAGGCGCACACCGTGGGCGCCGACGACTGGACGACCCTGCCGGAAGCCGGCGGCGCCACGAGGACGGCCGTACCGGCGGACTGCGGCCAGGGGTTCCTGATCGCCGAGCACCCGTGGCTGAAGCACTATCTGACGCTCGCGGACAACGCCTGCAGCGCGACCGGTACGACCGGCTCCTGGAACAGTCTCACCGGCAGCTCGGGCGGCTGGCGGCAGGTCACCTTCGACCTGAGCGCGTACGCCGGCAAGTCCGTCGAGGTCTCGATCAGCTACGTCACCGACCCGGGCACCGGCGGACACGGTGTCCTCGCCGACGACGCCTCGCTCGTCGTGGGCGGCGTGGCGAAGGAGACCGAGGGATTCGAGTCGTCCCTGGGCGCCTGGCACGTGACCGGACCGCCCGCGGGCAGCCCGCCCGTGCTGAAGGACTGGGCGCGCACCGGGACGCTGTTCCAGACCTATGGAGCGGTCACCACGGACGACACCGTGCTGCTCGGTTTCGGTCTGGAACAGGTGCCGTCGGCGGCCGATCGGGGGGCCCTGCTGCGGAAGGCGTTCGCGGCGCTCGGTGCGTGAGGGCCGACACGTTGACAGATCCCGCTCACCTTGTTCCAACAGGTGAGCGGGAGCCCTCTCAACGGTGCGCGAAAGGGGCCCTGATCAAGTGAGCCGACCCGCTCACGAACGAGTGAAGAAGGCGCCAAAAGTGCCTGGCATTCAGTAGTAAATACGGGTGAATCCACTGCCGATCCGGGACGGTCCGTACCTCTACTGGTGGGTAAGGAACGCCTGCCCGTGTATGGGCCATCTCGATGTCACCCCGGGGCTCGCAGAGAGGTAGGGTCGGTGGTGGTCGGGGACATCCCAAATAGAGCTCGCCGGCACCGCATGGCCGGCGTACCAACGAGGAGATCGGTTCGTGACGATCCGCGTAGGCATCAACGGCTTCGGCCGCATCGGTCGTAACTACTTCCGCGCGCTGCTGGAGCAGGGTGCTGACATCGAGGTCGTGGCTGTCAACGACCTGGGTGACACCGCGACCACCGCGCATCTGCTCAAGTACGACACGATCCTGGGCCGCCTCAAGCAGGAGGTCTCCCACACCGCCGACACCATCACCGTGGACGGCCACACCATCAAGGTGCTCTCCGAGCGCAACCCGGCCGACATCCCCTGGGGCGAGCTGGGCGTCGACATCGTCATCGAGTCGACCGGCATCTTCACCAAGAAGGAAGACGCCGCCAAGCACATCGCCGGTGGCGCGAAGAAGGTCCTCATCTCGGCTCCGGCCAAGGACGAGGACATCACCATCGTGATGGGCGTCAACCAGGACAAGTACGACGCGGCCAGCCATCACGTCATCTCCAACGCCTCCTGCACCACCAACTGTGTGGCGCCGATGGCGAAGGTCCTCGACGAGAACTTCGGCATCGTCAAGGGTCTGATGACCACGGTGCACGCGTACACCAACGACCAGCGCATCCTGGACTTCCCGCACAAGGACCTGCGCCGCGCCCGCGCCGCCGCCGAGAACATCATCCCGACCACCACCGGTGCCGCCAAGGCCACCGCCCTGGTGCTCCCGCAGCTCAAGGGCAAGCTGGACGGCATCGCCATGCGCGTCCCGGTCCCCACCGGCTCGGTCACCGACCTGGTCGTGGAACTCGGCCGCGAGGTCACCAAGGAAGAGGTCAACGCCGCCTTCCAGAAGGCCGCCGAGGGCGAGCTGAAGGGCCTCCTCGACTACACCGAGGACCCGATCGTCTCCTCCGACATCGTCAACGCCCCGGCGTCCTGCACCTTCGACTCCTCCCTGACCATGGTCCAGGAGGGCAAGAACGTGAAGGTCATCGGCTGGTACGACAACGAGTGGGGCTACTCCAACCGCCTCGTGGACCTCACGGTCTTCGTCGGCAACCAGCTCTGATCGCCGAAGCAGGACCTTGAAGTGAGAGCAGGGCTCGGGCAGCGCAGCGTCGCGCTGTCCGGGCCCTGTCTCGCGTACGGACCACGTCCTCTTACGATCAGGTGCACCACGAGCCCTCCCTTGGAGTCCACTCAATGAAGACGATCGACGAACTTCTCGCCGCCGGCGTGAGCGGCAAGCGGGTCTTCGTCCGCGCCGACCTCAACGTGCCGCTGGACGGCGCCACCATCACCGACGACGGCCGTATCCGCGCCGTCCTGCCCACCGTCAAGGCCCTCGCGGAGGCGGGCGCCAAGGTGGTCGTCGCCTCGCACCTGGGCCGCCCCAAGGGCGCCCCGGATCCCGCTTTCTCGCTGCTGCCCGCGGCCGAGCGCCTCGGCGAGCTGCTCGGCGCCCCGGTCGCCTTCGCCCAGGACACCGTCGGCCCCGCCGCGCACGAGGCCGTCGACGGCCTGCAGCCCGGCCAGGTCGCGGTCATCGAGAACCTGCGCTTCAACGCCGGCGAGACCTCCAAGGACGACACCGAGCGGGGCGAGTTCGCCGACCGGCTGGCCGCCCTCGCCGACGTCTACGTCGGTGACGGCTTCGGTGCGGTGCACCGCAAGCACGCCTCGGTCTACGACCTGCCCAAGAAGCTGCCGCACTACGCCGGCCACCTCATCGCCACCGAGGTCGGCGTCCTGAAGAAGCTCACCGAGGACGTCAAGCGCCCCTACGTGGTCGCGCTCGGCGGCGCCAAAGTCTCCGACAAGCTCGCCGTCATCGACGAGCTGCTCGGCAAGGCCGACCGCCTGCTCATCGGCGGCGGCATGGCCTACACCTTCCTCAAGGCCAAGGGCCACGAGGTCGGCATCTCCCTCCTGCAGGAGGACCAGATCCCGGCCGTCACCGAGTACATGGAGCGTGCGGAGAAGAACGGCGTCGAGCTGGTGCTCCCCGTCGACGTCCTTGTCTCCACGCAGTTCCCGGACCTGAAGACCAAGGCCCCCGCGAACCCCACGACCGTCGCCGCGGACAAGATCCCCGCCGACCAGGAGGGCCTGGACATCGGTCCGGAGACCCGCAAGCTGTACGCCTCGAAGCTCGCCGACGCGGCCACCGTCTTCTGGAACGGCCCCATGGGCGTCTTCGAGCACCCCGACTACGCCGAAGGCACCCGGGCCGTCGCCCAGGCCCTCGTCCAGTCGGACGGCTTCACCGTCGTCGGCGGCGGTGACTCCGCCGCGGCCGTGCGCACGCTCGGCTTCGACGAGAACGCGTTCGGACACATC comes from Streptomyces sp. FXJ1.172 and encodes:
- a CDS encoding Rieske (2Fe-2S) protein is translated as MPDRPSASRRTVLRGAAVAPVAGLGLAACSAPGGASAAATPTAPVDLGAESEVAKGGAKLYRDHNVVVSRDKNGALKAYSTICTHAGCPINKLQGTTLICPCHGSQFDATTGKVVQQPATEPLAELPVKTAGGRIIAGPGA
- the uvrC gene encoding excinuclease ABC subunit UvrC is translated as MADPSSYRPRPGEIPDSAGVYRFRDEHRRVIYVGKAKSLRQRLANYFQDLSNLHPRTRTMVTTAASVEWTVVSTEVEALQLEYSWIKEYDPRFNVKYRDDKSYPYLAVTMNEEFPRVQVMRGHKKKGVRYFGPYGHAWAIRDTVDLLLRVFPVRTCSAGVFKNAARTGRPCLLGYIGKCSAPCVGRVSPEEHQELAEEFCDFMAGRTGTYLRRLEKQMMTAAEEMEYERAARLRDDIEALKKAMEKNAVVLADATDADLIAVAEDELEAAVQIFHVRGGRVRGQRGWVTDKVEDITTGALVEHALQQLYGEESGDAVPKEVLVPALPEPVEPVQEWLTGRRGSNVSLRIPQRGDKKALMETVQRNAQQALALHKTKRASDLTTRSRALEEIAEALDLDSAPLRIECYDISHLQGDDVVASMVVFEDGLQRKSEYRRFQIKGFAGQDDVRSMHEVISRRFRRYLAEKEKTGEWADGEDAAAGGESVVTGGESVLTGTDEITNSLKDDDGRPRKFAYPPQLVVVDGGQPQVAAARRALDELGIDDIAVCGLAKRLEEVWVPGEDDPVVLPRTSEGLYLLQRVRDEAHRFAITYQRTKRAKRFRAGPLDEVPGLGETRRQALIKHFGSVKKLRSATIEQIQEVPGIGRKTAETIAAALAQAAPAAPAVNTATGEIIEDEEPDTTGGSSGEPVTAGLPDERRGQER
- the rapZ gene encoding RNase adapter RapZ, producing MTEHETQPTAERDPAHEEAGRDRPQPAAGDQQAVQENGAQVSTDVTAAAAPEAAIPELVIISGMSGAGRSTAAKCLEDLGWFVVDNLPPALIPTMVELGARSQGNVARIAVVVDVRGRRFFDNLRESLADLDTRGVTRRIVFLESSDEALVRRFESVRRPHPLQGDGRIVDGIAAERELLRELRGDADLVIDTSSLNVHELRAKMDAQFAGEEEPELRATVMSFGFKYGLPVDADLVADMRFLPNPHWVPELRPYSGLNEEVAAYVFNQPGAKEFLDRYAELLRLIAAGYRREGKRYVTIAIGCTGGKHRSVAMSEKLAARLAAEGVETVVVHRDMGRE
- a CDS encoding gluconeogenesis factor YvcK family protein, whose amino-acid sequence is MTERTPRLSRLRRMVPESRAGRPAEPRGGRPRRRGTQPKVVALGGGMGLSASLAALRRITGDLTAVVTVADDGGSSGRLRDELGVLPPGDLRKALAALCGDDDWGQTWARVIQHRFQSKGDLHEHAVGNLLIVALWEQLGDHVQALDLVGKLLGAHGRVLPMSAVPLELQALVKGHDPERPDEVDTVRGQATVALTPGEVQSVHLVPNDPPAVPEAVAAVLDADWVVLGPGSWFSSVIPHLLVPELLDALTETKARKVLSLNLAPQPGETEGFSPQRHLEVLGRHAPKLALDVVLADVAAVPDRDSLTEAAERLGAAVELAPVARTDGSPRHDPELLAAAYDRIFRMHGRIGPWR
- the whiA gene encoding DNA-binding protein WhiA; the protein is MAMTAAVKDEISRLPVTRTCCRKAEVSAILRFAGGLHLVSGRIVIEAELDTAMAARRLKRDILEIFGHSSELIVMAPGGLRRGSRYVVRVVAGGDQLARQTGLVDGRGRPIRGLPPQVVSGATCDAEAAWRGAFLAHGSLTEPGRSSSLEVTCPGPEAALALVGAARRLSIAAKAREVRGVDRVVVRDGDAIGALLTRLGAHESVLAWEERRMRREVRATANRLANFDDANLRRSARAAVAAGARVQRALEILADEVPEHLAAAGRLRMEHKQASLEELGALADPPLTKDAVAGRIRRLLAMADKRAADLGIPGTEANLTEELAENLAG
- a CDS encoding M14 family metallopeptidase, encoding MRHRARSILAVGALLIGGASLAPVAQAQGGNPAKSTPDEIRVFRADVTKAQIPLLLKAGQDGDELGGQITGSGKSEVEVYLTGQQAAKLRKQGVTLTEHTVSAKAQARVEKASQGVFRPYGGSGGLKEEILRTAQANPGLTKVESIGKTVDGQDILALKLTRNARKTQDGSRPPVLYLSNQHAREWITPEMTRRLMHYYLDRYKSDKRIRKIVDSTELWFVISANPDGYDYTFKNSETRLWRKNLRDVNGDGVIGAGDGVDLNRNFPYKWGYDDEGSSPNPISETYRGASPESEPETRALDGFEKRVGFRYAINYHSAAELLLYGVGWQVATPTPDDVLYKALAGTPDNPAVPGYRSQVSSELYTTNGEADGHASNVNGIAMFTPEMSTCQTASNVDPNDAWKPEDCQSVFNFPDDEKLIQQEFTKNIPFALSVAETAVHPDRPVSSVGLSAADFTPATFSTSYSRGAGQEVSVVVRRAIRDKELKYRVNGGRVLDQTLRPWKGGRTYGGKDDLYFDEYRAMVQGGEPGDRVEVWFTGETDSGRKVSSPHFTYTVAERPKADTLVVAEEGTAAAQAQKYADAVRAAGHRALVWDVATQGAPDALGVLKHFRTVVHYSGANGPGNATQLQLRAYLNEGGRLIEAGELAGGSVDLGDGTLSDDFSQYYLGAYSRTSTTGATGFTGSGALDGYGGALGDAPGNPLDKAGTYAVTSDELPVAAYPQFKSAGAGRFAGTVNPYGPYSGSYMAAAVHTDDAYKRLTRTIDLSGVSAADKPALSTRLLWDTEPGYDHAVIEAHTVGADDWTTLPEAGGATRTAVPADCGQGFLIAEHPWLKHYLTLADNACSATGTTGSWNSLTGSSGGWRQVTFDLSAYAGKSVEVSISYVTDPGTGGHGVLADDASLVVGGVAKETEGFESSLGAWHVTGPPAGSPPVLKDWARTGTLFQTYGAVTTDDTVLLGFGLEQVPSAADRGALLRKAFAALGA